Proteins found in one Paenibacillus wynnii genomic segment:
- a CDS encoding N-acetylmuramoyl-L-alanine amidase family protein has product MRKHGFRAVLLLFFLTLFVPGIGHADSAATHISLDGKELVIYKDAQVQIVNGSVMVPLRLVAEQLGYVVKWDNVTKTATIEQAGTILKLVLNNPIAEVSGKQVKLDTPAFLSGNITLVPLKFVGVETGTTVRWDNSTKTVYLTSPVKAPESNGTQVTPLDTPMVNEANGSGAALTSLNFMDNRLLIDLNGNVTPNVFAISNKDRIVIDLPNTSYSPSFMPGPSLGSKQNGSIEVTDNPDVSAIRYSLFSNSPSTIRLVIDLNSPKAYSVINGNDGHIIVDLNGADIVTPPQANIPAVPPATPPPVIAVGTKLVVIDAGHGGKDPGGISLSKYNEKDFTLSTVLRIKKLLEKEPNLKLILTRSNDSYPTLQERAKVANDMKADLFISIHANSIPAGSKNNPSGYETYYTRKESLEFAKVVHKYLVPATGLSDRGIRQGSLYVTRETKMPAILLECGYLSNLNDEALLFNEDFQQRVAEAVVSGIKEYLGL; this is encoded by the coding sequence ATGAGAAAGCATGGTTTTCGGGCTGTACTGCTGCTTTTCTTTTTAACATTATTTGTTCCGGGGATAGGTCATGCCGACTCTGCAGCCACTCATATTAGTCTGGATGGTAAAGAGCTTGTAATCTATAAAGATGCTCAGGTACAGATTGTGAACGGCAGTGTAATGGTTCCCCTACGACTGGTTGCCGAACAGCTGGGATATGTTGTTAAGTGGGACAATGTAACGAAGACGGCAACCATCGAACAGGCGGGTACAATACTGAAGTTGGTTTTAAACAACCCTATTGCAGAGGTTTCCGGGAAACAAGTTAAGCTAGATACCCCTGCTTTTTTGAGTGGAAATATAACGCTGGTACCCTTGAAATTCGTTGGGGTAGAGACGGGAACTACGGTCCGTTGGGACAACTCCACCAAAACTGTGTATCTAACTTCTCCGGTAAAAGCTCCAGAGAGCAACGGGACCCAAGTTACACCTCTGGACACGCCTATGGTAAATGAAGCAAACGGTTCAGGGGCTGCACTTACCAGTCTCAACTTTATGGATAACAGACTGTTGATTGACCTGAACGGGAATGTAACCCCAAATGTTTTTGCCATAAGTAATAAGGATCGAATTGTTATAGATTTACCGAACACGAGCTACTCTCCCAGCTTCATGCCAGGTCCGTCTCTTGGAAGCAAACAAAATGGATCCATTGAAGTCACAGATAATCCCGATGTTTCCGCAATCCGTTACTCTTTATTCAGCAATTCTCCTTCTACGATTCGTTTGGTTATTGATCTCAACAGCCCCAAAGCCTACAGCGTCATCAATGGTAATGACGGCCATATTATTGTAGACCTTAATGGGGCGGACATCGTTACACCCCCTCAAGCCAATATCCCTGCTGTTCCACCAGCAACTCCGCCACCTGTAATTGCAGTCGGCACGAAGCTGGTAGTCATCGACGCAGGACACGGAGGGAAAGATCCGGGAGGAATCAGTCTTAGCAAGTACAATGAGAAGGACTTCACCCTATCAACTGTTCTGAGAATAAAGAAACTGCTGGAGAAGGAACCCAACCTTAAACTTATCCTCACTCGAAGCAATGACAGCTACCCTACTCTTCAGGAAAGAGCCAAGGTTGCCAATGATATGAAAGCAGATTTATTCATATCTATACATGCCAACAGTATTCCTGCCGGCAGTAAGAATAATCCCAGCGGATATGAAACGTATTACACCCGCAAGGAAAGCCTGGAATTCGCCAAGGTTGTCCATAAGTATCTCGTTCCTGCTACTGGCCTATCAGACCGTGGTATTCGCCAAGGCAGCTTGTATGTAACCAGAGAAACCAAAATGCCGGCGATCCTGCTCGAATGCGGCTATCTAAGCAATCTGAATGATGAGGCCCTGCTGTTTAATGAAGACTTTCAGCAAAGGGTTGCCGAGGCAGTTGTTTCCGGAATTAAGGAATATTTAGGGCTTTAG
- a CDS encoding carboxylesterase/lipase family protein: protein MEGPIANTQYGKLKGTQTNGINVWRGIPYAAPPIGALRFHAPQPPKPWSIVREAVEFGPVCYQPADSRGTRFGGTQPVHSEDCLYLNVWSPVAKEEALPVMVWIHGGTFVTGSGSQPMFEGTTLASRGNVIVVSINYRLGPFGFLHLTPWGDGFASNQGLLDQIAALEWVQHNIAAFGGDPERVTVFGESAGSMSIAALLAMPAAKGLFSGAIMQSGTSQTLQSKQAEEITAALLIELGISEKDDVSHLATLSAEKIVEAADRMTMKLSGDSLSMFFQPVIDIDTLPEDPAQAVANGSAKGIPLLIGTNRDEGNLFFREGSGSADFEQSLRALEMLMGVGNLSEIARHYPVSWEGQADILTDLYFWRSSVSFAEAQRTHAPVWMYRFDWSVPGHPLLYKAVHGAEIVFAFNNLSLLRHLGLEVTDSMKQLADIMQGAWIAFAHRKNPGTPEIPWPQYRPGDRATLIFDEHTRIVHDPEREKRKRLIHNMGGSL from the coding sequence ATGGAAGGACCCATAGCAAATACACAATATGGCAAGCTCAAAGGAACACAGACGAACGGAATTAACGTCTGGCGCGGGATTCCCTACGCAGCTCCGCCGATCGGAGCACTTCGCTTCCATGCACCTCAGCCACCAAAGCCTTGGAGCATTGTCAGAGAGGCTGTTGAGTTCGGGCCGGTCTGTTATCAACCGGCAGATAGCAGGGGCACAAGATTCGGGGGAACGCAGCCTGTTCATTCAGAAGACTGCCTATACCTGAATGTTTGGTCTCCCGTTGCCAAGGAAGAAGCATTGCCGGTAATGGTCTGGATTCATGGCGGTACTTTTGTAACCGGCTCGGGAAGCCAACCTATGTTCGAGGGAACCACTCTAGCCAGCCGGGGGAACGTGATTGTGGTCTCTATTAACTATCGACTCGGTCCCTTTGGGTTTCTTCATTTGACCCCTTGGGGGGACGGGTTTGCCTCAAATCAAGGGTTATTGGATCAGATTGCGGCTCTAGAGTGGGTTCAGCACAATATTGCTGCCTTTGGGGGCGATCCTGAGCGCGTGACAGTCTTCGGAGAGTCGGCAGGCAGCATGAGTATTGCTGCATTGCTGGCCATGCCTGCTGCAAAAGGCTTGTTCTCAGGTGCAATCATGCAAAGCGGGACTTCTCAGACCCTGCAGTCGAAGCAGGCAGAGGAAATCACTGCTGCATTGCTAATAGAGCTAGGAATTTCCGAGAAAGACGATGTCAGTCATTTAGCTACTCTGTCAGCAGAGAAAATTGTGGAGGCTGCTGATCGGATGACGATGAAGCTGTCTGGAGACTCGCTCAGCATGTTCTTTCAACCTGTTATTGATATAGACACGCTGCCGGAGGACCCTGCACAGGCGGTGGCTAATGGCTCAGCAAAAGGTATTCCACTGCTAATTGGAACCAATCGTGATGAGGGGAACCTCTTTTTCCGCGAAGGCTCTGGCTCTGCGGACTTTGAACAATCCCTGAGGGCGCTTGAAATGTTGATGGGTGTAGGTAACCTGTCAGAGATTGCCCGACATTACCCGGTCTCTTGGGAGGGGCAGGCTGACATTTTGACGGATCTGTACTTTTGGCGCAGTTCTGTTTCATTTGCTGAGGCACAGCGTACGCATGCCCCTGTATGGATGTACAGATTCGATTGGTCAGTACCGGGGCATCCGTTGTTATATAAAGCAGTGCACGGTGCTGAAATCGTGTTTGCTTTTAATAATTTATCCCTTCTGCGGCATCTAGGATTAGAGGTTACGGATTCCATGAAGCAATTGGCGGATATCATGCAGGGGGCATGGATAGCTTTTGCACATCGTAAGAACCCTGGAACTCCTGAGATCCCTTGGCCTCAATATCGTCCGGGGGATCGGGCTACCCTTATTTTTGATGAACATACACGCATTGTACATGATCCTGAACGTGAGAAGCGAAAACGGTTAATTCACAATATGGGGGGGAGCTTATGA
- a CDS encoding DinB family protein, with the protein MTPSAQAQHDHLIRLFAHAHWANEEILKALQNADAISEKLISLFGHLLSAEKVWLERLNQRNSSNLSIWPVTRLKDCELLVQENHTGYQSYLKTLGDTDMNTVIAYRNSKGTEFHTSILDILSHVSLHGSYHRGQISTYLRVEGHEPVNTDFITFVRI; encoded by the coding sequence ATGACACCTTCAGCCCAGGCTCAACATGATCATTTGATCCGCCTATTCGCCCATGCCCATTGGGCCAATGAGGAGATATTGAAGGCTTTACAGAATGCGGATGCTATTTCGGAGAAGCTGATTTCTCTGTTTGGACATTTGCTTTCAGCGGAAAAGGTCTGGCTGGAGCGACTTAATCAACGGAACAGTTCAAACTTAAGCATTTGGCCAGTAACCCGTCTGAAGGACTGTGAGCTTCTCGTTCAGGAGAATCATACAGGATACCAAAGCTACTTAAAGACGCTAGGGGATACTGATATGAACACGGTAATTGCTTACCGCAACAGCAAAGGCACGGAGTTCCACACTTCTATACTGGATATATTAAGTCATGTATCGCTGCACGGAAGCTACCACCGCGGTCAGATCTCCACCTATCTGCGGGTGGAGGGGCATGAGCCGGTAAATACGGATTTTATAACCTTTGTTAGAATTTAA